In the genome of Notamacropus eugenii isolate mMacEug1 chromosome 5, mMacEug1.pri_v2, whole genome shotgun sequence, one region contains:
- the LENG1 gene encoding leukocyte receptor cluster member 1: protein MNILPKKSWHVRNKDNVARVRRDEAQARDEQRERERRALLAQQEARTDLLRKRARPAAGTQAPQEGPRPVDLFRELVEEGKGATHGNREYEEEKRQAQEQREKALGVLTYLGQSAAEAQTQPPWYQLPPEPRGTQRSPAADERAKSHLDPLRELKRQLGKKRGTPGGGLPKEPEKRRPRSPGGASLEQLRAERLRREAAERARAEALLARTCGEPAEEEEADERKRRYNSQFHPQLARPPARGLRTSYKTIYS from the exons ATGAATATCCTCCCGAAGAAGAGTTGGCATGTTCGAAATAAGGACAACGTAGCCCGTGTACGGCGGGACGAAGCCCAGGCCCGGGACGAGCAGCGGGAGCGGGAGCGGCGGGCGCTGCTGGCCCAACAGGAG GCCCGGACCGACCTCCTGCGGAAGAGAGCCCGTCCTGCGGCGGGCACGCAGGCGCCCCAGGAGGGCCCCCGCCCCGTGGACCTGTTTCGGGAGctggtggaggaagggaaaggggcgACCCACGGCAACAGGGAGTACGAGGAAGAAAAGAGGCAGGCCCAG GAACAACGGGAGAAGGCCCTGGGGGTCCTGACCTACCTGGGCCAGAGCGCTGCTGAGGCCCAGACTCAGCCCCCATGGTACCAGCTCCCTCCCGAGCCCAGGGGCACGCAGCGCAGCCCCGCAGCCGACGAGAGAGCCAAGAGCCACCTGGACCCGCTCCGGGAGCTGAAGAGGCAGCTGGGCAAGAAGAGGGGGACCCCAGGGGGCGGCCTTCCCAAGGAGCCGGAGAAGCGGCGCCCCCGGAG CCCTGGGGGAGCCTCCCTGGAGCAGCTGCGGGCAGAGCGGCTGAGGAGAGAAGCGGCGGAGCGGGCCCGGGCAGAGGCCCTGCTGGCCAGGACGTGCGGGGAGCCCGCGGAGGAGGAAGAGGCGGACGAGCGCAAGAGGCGCTACAACTCTCAGTTCCACCCCCAGCTGGCCCGGCCCCCCGCGCGAGGACTGCGGACGTCATATAAAACTATTTATTCATAA